In a single window of the uncultured Dysgonomonas sp. genome:
- a CDS encoding DUF4917 family protein has protein sequence MSIDSLQTYQDVVKHLAKQKRTKHLLLGNGFSMAYDAKIFSYNALSTFIENSENELLKQLFKSINTKNFEVIMQQLDLFADVANVFKADKSLIDQIKQTSENLKDSLIDAVQVMHPEHVFKIPEEKSLACCAFLEDYLANEGCVFSSNYDLLLYWVLMRNTSKNAGDGFGREVENPLEDGEYVPDYEPEYSELRWGKHKDSQSVFYLHGALPLFDAGIDIIKEEYDGDYLLDNIKARMEKKEYPIFVTAGNATEKLTHIMHNRYLSFCYDELSSITGSLITFGFNFGDNDTHIIDAINKAAQQPITNRLRSIYIGVYSESDYAHIKKIEKKFKCPVRMYNAKTANVWQ, from the coding sequence ATGAGTATTGACAGCCTTCAAACGTACCAAGATGTTGTCAAACATCTTGCAAAGCAAAAACGAACCAAGCATTTGTTGTTAGGCAACGGGTTTAGTATGGCCTATGATGCCAAGATATTTTCGTATAATGCACTCAGCACATTCATTGAAAACTCAGAAAATGAGTTGCTGAAACAGTTATTCAAAAGTATCAATACCAAGAATTTCGAGGTGATTATGCAGCAATTAGATCTTTTTGCTGATGTCGCTAACGTTTTCAAGGCTGATAAATCGCTGATTGACCAAATCAAGCAAACAAGTGAAAATCTAAAAGATAGTTTGATTGACGCTGTTCAAGTGATGCATCCTGAACATGTTTTTAAAATACCAGAAGAAAAAAGCCTCGCTTGTTGCGCATTTTTAGAAGATTATTTGGCTAATGAAGGCTGTGTCTTTTCATCAAACTATGATTTATTGCTCTATTGGGTGTTGATGCGCAACACATCTAAAAATGCAGGAGATGGTTTTGGTCGGGAAGTTGAAAACCCATTAGAAGATGGTGAATATGTGCCGGATTATGAACCCGAGTATTCAGAACTACGTTGGGGAAAACATAAAGACAGCCAATCCGTTTTTTATTTACATGGTGCGCTTCCTTTGTTTGATGCTGGAATAGATATAATCAAAGAAGAATACGACGGAGATTATCTTTTGGATAATATCAAAGCAAGAATGGAAAAGAAGGAATATCCCATTTTTGTGACGGCGGGCAATGCAACGGAAAAACTTACGCATATAATGCATAATAGATACTTATCTTTCTGTTATGATGAGCTGTCTTCAATAACAGGTTCATTGATAACATTCGGATTTAATTTTGGCGATAATGATACTCACATAATTGATGCTATTAATAAGGCTGCACAGCAACCCATAACAAATAGGTTGCGCAGCATCTATATTGGGGTGTATTCTGAAAGCGACTATGCACATATCAAGAAGATAGAAAAGAAATTCAAATGCCCTGTTCGTATGTATAATGCGAAAACCGCGAATGTTTGGCAGTAA
- the mobC gene encoding conjugal transfer protein MobC: MSQEDDLRGLAKVMEFMRAISILFVLMNIYWFCYQAIHEWGINIGVVDKILMNFNRTAGLFNSILWTKIFSVIFLALSCLGTKGVKEEKITWNHIYVCLVLGFVFFFLNWWLLYLPLPKIANAGFYIFTISVGYILLLMAGTWMSRLLKNNLMDDPFNYENESFMQETKLMVNDYSINLPTKFWYKKKQWKGWINVVNPFRAAIVLGTPGSGKSYAVVNQFIKQQIEKGYTGYIYDFKFPDLSTIAYNHLLNNREGYEKVPTFYVINFDDPSRSHRCNPINPSFMDDISDAYESAYTIMLNLNRTWVQKQGDFFVESPIILFAAIIWYLRIYKDGRYCTFPHAIEFLNKSYEDIFPILTSYPDLENYLSPFMDAWKSGAADQLQGQIASAKIPLSRMISPQLYWVMSGDEFTLDINNPDDPKMLVVGNNPDRQNIYGAALGLYNSRIVKLINKKGQLKSSVIIDELPTIYFKGLDNLIATARSNKVAVLLGFQDFSQLKRDYGDKEAAVVMNTVGNIFSGQVVGDTAKTLSERFGKVLQKRKSMTINRNDKSTSISTQLDSLIPASKISNLTQGMFVGAIADNFDERIEQKIFHSEIVVDNERVAAETKAYKKIPVITNFIDEDGVNRIKEMIKENYDRIKAEAKQIVVDELERIRNDENLRHLLPKEE; the protein is encoded by the coding sequence ATGTCACAAGAAGATGATTTGAGAGGACTTGCTAAAGTCATGGAGTTTATGAGGGCGATCAGTATTTTATTCGTTCTAATGAATATTTATTGGTTCTGCTATCAGGCAATACACGAGTGGGGAATCAATATAGGAGTGGTAGATAAAATTCTAATGAATTTTAATCGTACCGCAGGATTATTCAATTCAATCCTGTGGACGAAAATATTTTCTGTGATTTTTCTTGCTCTTTCCTGTCTGGGAACAAAGGGTGTAAAGGAAGAAAAAATCACATGGAATCATATCTACGTATGTCTTGTATTGGGATTTGTGTTCTTCTTTTTGAACTGGTGGCTTCTTTATCTGCCACTTCCTAAAATAGCTAATGCAGGTTTTTACATTTTTACTATTTCTGTTGGTTATATTTTATTATTGATGGCAGGTACATGGATGAGCCGTTTACTTAAAAATAATTTGATGGATGATCCATTCAATTACGAAAACGAATCCTTTATGCAGGAAACCAAGCTGATGGTGAATGATTATTCGATAAATCTGCCAACGAAATTCTGGTACAAAAAGAAGCAATGGAAAGGATGGATAAATGTAGTGAATCCGTTTCGGGCAGCTATTGTATTAGGTACTCCGGGTTCAGGTAAGAGTTATGCCGTTGTAAACCAATTCATAAAACAGCAGATTGAGAAAGGTTATACAGGTTATATTTACGATTTTAAGTTTCCAGACCTTTCTACTATTGCCTATAACCACTTGTTAAACAATAGAGAAGGTTACGAGAAAGTACCTACTTTTTATGTGATAAATTTTGATGATCCTTCCCGTTCACATCGTTGCAATCCGATTAACCCTTCTTTTATGGATGACATCTCGGATGCTTATGAGAGTGCATACACGATAATGTTAAATTTGAATCGGACGTGGGTGCAAAAACAAGGAGACTTCTTTGTGGAATCTCCAATTATCCTATTCGCTGCAATTATCTGGTACTTGCGAATTTATAAGGACGGAAGGTATTGTACATTTCCTCATGCCATAGAATTTTTGAATAAAAGCTATGAAGATATTTTTCCGATTTTGACTTCATATCCCGACCTTGAGAATTACCTTTCTCCTTTCATGGATGCGTGGAAATCCGGTGCTGCGGATCAGTTGCAAGGGCAGATAGCTTCGGCGAAAATTCCGCTTTCGAGGATGATTTCGCCACAGCTTTATTGGGTAATGTCGGGCGATGAATTTACCCTTGATATTAACAACCCGGACGACCCGAAGATGTTGGTGGTAGGCAATAACCCCGATAGGCAAAATATTTATGGTGCGGCACTCGGATTGTATAATTCCCGTATCGTGAAGTTGATTAACAAAAAGGGGCAGCTTAAATCTTCGGTTATCATTGATGAGCTACCTACGATTTACTTCAAGGGGTTAGATAATCTGATAGCGACAGCACGAAGCAACAAGGTTGCCGTATTGCTCGGCTTTCAGGACTTTTCGCAATTGAAACGTGATTATGGGGACAAGGAAGCAGCAGTGGTAATGAATACAGTCGGGAATATATTTTCGGGTCAGGTGGTCGGAGATACGGCAAAAACATTGTCAGAGCGTTTTGGAAAAGTGTTGCAGAAACGCAAGTCTATGACCATTAACCGCAACGATAAATCGACATCCATTTCTACGCAATTGGATAGTTTGATTCCTGCGTCGAAAATAAGTAACTTAACACAGGGTATGTTTGTGGGAGCGATAGCAGATAACTTTGATGAGCGAATAGAACAAAAGATTTTTCATAGTGAAATCGTTGTCGATAATGAGCGGGTAGCCGCTGAAACGAAAGCGTACAAGAAAATACCCGTTATCACCAACTTTATAGATGAGGACGGTGTAAACCGTATAAAAGAAATGATTAAGGAGAATTACGACCGCATTAAAGCAGAAGCCAAACAGATTGTGGTTGATGAGTTGGAGCGTATTCGTAATGATGAAAATTTGAGGCATTTGTTACCGAAAGAGGAATAA
- a CDS encoding reverse transcriptase/maturase family protein, translating into MRDPERVLNSLAKQSKIAMYRFERLYRILFNKEIYYVAYQKLYAKEGNMTPGVDGKTIDEMSISRIEQLIELLKSEQYQPVSSKRIYIPKKNGTKRPLGIPSFDDKLVQEVIRMILEAIYEGSFESCSHGFRPNRGCHTALSRIKDTFTGSKWFVEGDIKGFFDNIDHDILIRILEERISDNRFIRLIRKFLNAGYIEEWIFHRTYSGTPQGGIISPILANIYLDKFDKYMNEYIQNFNEGKKRKPDTVYSKYALRKIRAERKLKTETDEKKREFYLNRINECCKARNNHPSLDEMDSSYRRLKYTRYADDFLIGIIGSKADCVKVKKDIKDFLEEKLKLELSDEKTLITNTKKNAKFLGYEIGIYKTDQTKRIGKGTAQRYYRSKVFLKLSMDTMKKKLFEYDAIKLTYHNGKERWHPKARPCMKNNDDLEILCQYNGEIRGFYNYYSLANNSYTIDSFYNIMEYSMYKTYACKYKSSVRKILRKYSKNGEFGIDYMKKNGKAVRCEFYHDGFKRKPLSRIKFNDDQPLIKITRTSLIDRIKANKCEICGTESVLSMHHVKKLKDLQGKKIWEKHMIARRRKTIAVCHDCHWKIHTGRLD; encoded by the coding sequence ATGAGAGATCCAGAAAGAGTATTAAACAGTCTGGCGAAGCAAAGTAAAATCGCAATGTATAGATTTGAAAGGCTATATCGGATTCTGTTCAATAAGGAAATATATTATGTTGCCTACCAAAAGCTATATGCAAAGGAAGGTAACATGACTCCTGGTGTTGATGGCAAAACTATTGACGAGATGAGTATATCCCGTATTGAACAATTGATTGAATTGCTCAAAAGTGAGCAGTATCAGCCTGTATCATCAAAACGGATTTATATTCCGAAGAAAAACGGAACAAAACGCCCTTTGGGGATACCTTCTTTTGATGATAAACTGGTGCAGGAAGTCATTCGTATGATTTTGGAGGCAATCTATGAAGGCAGCTTTGAGAGTTGTTCTCATGGATTCAGACCAAACAGAGGATGCCATACAGCACTATCCCGTATCAAGGATACTTTCACTGGTTCCAAATGGTTTGTTGAAGGAGATATAAAAGGATTCTTTGATAATATCGATCATGATATTTTGATAAGAATACTTGAAGAAAGAATTTCTGACAACAGATTCATTCGGTTAATCAGAAAGTTTCTGAATGCGGGATACATCGAGGAATGGATATTTCACAGAACATACAGCGGAACACCACAGGGTGGAATTATCAGCCCAATATTGGCTAATATCTATCTTGATAAGTTCGACAAGTATATGAATGAATATATCCAAAACTTTAATGAAGGCAAAAAACGCAAACCCGATACAGTTTATTCAAAATATGCACTGAGAAAAATCAGAGCCGAGCGAAAACTTAAAACTGAAACAGATGAAAAGAAACGGGAGTTCTATCTGAATCGCATCAATGAATGCTGTAAAGCCCGTAATAACCACCCAAGTTTGGATGAAATGGATAGTAGTTACAGAAGATTGAAATATACCCGGTATGCAGATGACTTTTTGATTGGGATAATCGGAAGTAAGGCAGATTGTGTGAAAGTCAAGAAAGATATCAAAGATTTTCTTGAAGAAAAACTCAAACTTGAATTATCCGATGAGAAAACATTGATAACCAACACAAAGAAGAATGCAAAATTCCTCGGATATGAAATCGGAATCTACAAAACAGATCAAACAAAACGGATTGGTAAGGGTACCGCTCAAAGATATTACAGGTCAAAAGTCTTTTTAAAACTATCTATGGATACAATGAAAAAGAAACTCTTCGAATATGACGCTATTAAACTGACTTATCATAATGGGAAAGAGAGATGGCATCCCAAGGCAAGACCTTGTATGAAGAACAATGATGACTTAGAAATACTCTGCCAGTACAACGGTGAAATACGAGGCTTTTACAACTATTATTCATTGGCGAATAACAGCTATACTATTGATTCTTTTTATAATATCATGGAATACAGTATGTACAAAACCTATGCTTGCAAATATAAATCATCAGTTCGTAAGATTCTTCGAAAATACAGTAAAAACGGAGAATTTGGGATTGATTATATGAAAAAGAATGGGAAAGCAGTACGATGCGAATTTTATCATGACGGTTTTAAGCGGAAGCCTTTAAGTAGAATTAAGTTCAATGATGATCAACCGCTTATTAAAATCACAAGAACGAGCCTAATCGATAGGATAAAAGCTAATAAATGTGAGATATGCGGAACAGAATCGGTATTGTCGATGCATCATGTGAAAAAGCTCAAAGATCTACAAGGAAAAAAGATCTGGGAAAAACACATGATTGCCCGCAGGCGAAAAACCATTGCGGTGTGCCACGATTGTCATTGGAAGATTCATACAGGGAGGTTAGACTGA
- the mobA gene encoding conjugal transfer protein MobA has product MNEEKRNPQNRGKGGRPPKNDPAKHRLTVNLTDEQHAGFLALYEQSGVQSLSGFIAARIFGDEFRVVKTDASAVEFIAKLTALHSQIRSIGVNYNQVVKELHSNFGEKKALALLYKLENATIELAGIGHEVLQLCEQFKAKHL; this is encoded by the coding sequence ATGAACGAAGAAAAAAGGAATCCCCAAAATCGGGGAAAAGGAGGTAGACCCCCGAAGAACGACCCGGCAAAGCATCGGCTGACAGTGAACCTGACAGATGAACAACACGCCGGATTCCTTGCCCTGTACGAGCAGTCAGGCGTACAATCCTTGTCCGGGTTTATCGCTGCCCGCATCTTTGGGGATGAATTTCGTGTAGTGAAAACCGATGCCTCGGCAGTAGAATTTATTGCAAAGCTCACTGCTTTACACTCACAAATACGAAGTATTGGAGTCAATTACAATCAAGTTGTAAAGGAGTTACATTCCAATTTTGGAGAGAAAAAAGCCTTGGCATTACTCTATAAATTGGAAAATGCGACCATTGAACTGGCTGGAATCGGGCACGAAGTGTTACAGTTGTGCGAACAATTTAAGGCTAAACATCTTTAA
- a CDS encoding AAA family ATPase, whose amino-acid sequence MKKDESKNEVKYVAFSTQKGGAGKTTLTVLIASYLHYVKGYNVAVIDCDYPQHSISQMRERDFKMCENDEYYKGMLYEQFIRLDQKKAYPVIESSTEKALNDADTLCENAEYDFVFFDLPGTMNNRDLVLALASMDYIIAPIAADRVVMESTLNYMIAVRDNILNSGKSNIKAMHLLWNMVDGREKSELYEVYEGVINELGFSVLQTFIPDSKRFRKEQSVNHKALFRSTLFPADKSLVKGSNIDTLSNEMLELLK is encoded by the coding sequence ATGAAAAAGGATGAAAGTAAAAATGAAGTGAAGTATGTTGCATTCAGTACACAAAAAGGAGGAGCAGGAAAAACAACTCTTACTGTTCTGATAGCTTCTTATCTCCATTATGTAAAAGGCTACAATGTGGCAGTGATAGATTGTGACTATCCGCAACACTCAATATCTCAAATGCGAGAACGGGATTTTAAGATGTGCGAAAATGACGAATACTACAAAGGGATGTTGTACGAACAGTTTATCCGTTTGGATCAAAAGAAAGCATATCCCGTAATCGAGAGTAGTACAGAAAAGGCATTGAATGATGCCGATACCCTTTGTGAAAACGCTGAATATGATTTTGTGTTCTTCGATTTACCCGGAACGATGAATAATCGCGATCTAGTTTTGGCTCTTGCCAGCATGGATTATATTATTGCACCTATCGCTGCTGACCGTGTGGTGATGGAGAGTACCCTTAATTATATGATAGCGGTAAGAGATAATATTCTCAACTCCGGCAAGTCGAATATTAAAGCCATGCATTTACTCTGGAATATGGTGGATGGTCGAGAAAAATCTGAATTGTATGAGGTCTATGAGGGAGTAATTAATGAATTAGGATTTTCTGTGCTCCAGACCTTTATCCCCGACAGTAAGCGTTTCCGAAAGGAGCAATCTGTCAACCACAAAGCTTTGTTCCGTTCAACCTTATTTCCTGCAGATAAATCACTGGTCAAGGGCAGCAATATAGATACTCTTAGTAATGAAATGTTGGAGTTGCTAAAATAA
- a CDS encoding DUF3408 domain-containing protein translates to MAKKVDTSTFDADFIIGQIKPDNRDILPPSESEPISEEKVLSEQEDIANHPPPEVRESVSRRKRGQQSAGFKETFLKRNEIKTRQCVYISHRIHSLIVRLVRTLVESGNEVTLGGYIDTVLEEHLNQNKEEINQLYRQERGDLI, encoded by the coding sequence ATGGCTAAAAAAGTAGATACATCGACGTTTGATGCCGATTTTATCATCGGGCAAATCAAGCCCGACAACCGAGATATTCTGCCCCCATCGGAATCAGAGCCAATATCGGAAGAGAAGGTTCTGTCCGAACAAGAAGATATTGCGAACCATCCACCGCCAGAGGTAAGAGAATCAGTCTCTCGTCGTAAACGGGGGCAACAATCGGCAGGCTTTAAAGAAACATTTCTGAAACGCAACGAAATCAAAACTAGGCAGTGTGTTTATATCAGTCATCGTATTCATTCACTTATTGTAAGATTGGTCCGGACATTAGTTGAATCGGGAAATGAAGTAACACTTGGTGGCTATATAGATACTGTGCTGGAGGAGCATCTCAATCAGAATAAAGAAGAAATCAACCAATTATATCGTCAGGAGCGTGGCGATCTGATATAA
- a CDS encoding DUF3408 domain-containing protein — translation MKKRKINRKTILCKTANVAVPTTVEQYEACFFQKTEIKSRSGKTVYIRKEFHERIMKIVQVIGENDYTLFDYLNNVLEHHFDTYQNEITELYRKKNTDIF, via the coding sequence ATGAAAAAGAGAAAAATTAATCGCAAAACGATTCTTTGTAAGACTGCTAATGTGGCTGTCCCAACAACAGTTGAACAATATGAAGCTTGTTTTTTCCAAAAAACGGAAATAAAAAGCCGTAGTGGGAAGACTGTTTACATCCGAAAAGAGTTCCACGAACGTATTATGAAGATTGTACAAGTTATCGGTGAGAACGATTATACCTTGTTCGATTATCTAAACAATGTATTGGAGCATCATTTTGATACCTACCAAAACGAGATTACTGAACTATATCGTAAAAAGAACACGGATATATTTTAG